The proteins below are encoded in one region of Ephemeroptericola cinctiostellae:
- a CDS encoding response regulator encodes MIMAKTKILLIEDERDIVRFVRDALVAANFTLLTANTLRDGLSLVVENRPDAVILDLGLPDGDGLTFVQTVRTWSPLPILILSARTDEQEKIKVLDAGADDYLTKPFSIGELLARIRALMRRSTHDVSQEDNPVVHFDTITVNRGLRTVVRSGEAVHLTAIEYQLLCFFLAHKGRVLTHRQLLQAIWGGASSEHTHYLRVYVGHLRKKLEVDPAQPKYFMTETGLGYRFVG; translated from the coding sequence ATGATCATGGCTAAAACTAAAATTCTGTTGATTGAGGATGAACGCGATATTGTGCGTTTTGTCCGTGATGCACTGGTGGCTGCAAATTTTACCTTACTGACAGCGAATACCTTGCGTGATGGACTCAGTTTGGTGGTAGAGAACAGACCCGATGCTGTTATTTTGGATTTGGGGTTGCCTGATGGTGATGGTTTAACGTTCGTCCAAACCGTGCGCACGTGGTCACCTTTACCTATTTTGATTTTATCTGCTCGTACTGATGAGCAAGAAAAAATCAAAGTGCTTGATGCTGGAGCCGATGATTACTTGACCAAACCCTTCTCGATTGGGGAGCTGCTGGCACGCATCCGTGCACTGATGCGCAGGTCGACACACGATGTTTCACAAGAAGACAATCCTGTCGTCCATTTCGACACCATCACAGTCAATCGGGGTTTGCGCACCGTCGTGCGGTCGGGAGAGGCCGTACATTTGACCGCGATTGAATATCAGTTGCTGTGCTTTTTTTTAGCACATAAGGGACGGGTGCTGACCCATCGTCAATTGTTGCAAGCGATTTGGGGGGGAGCGAGTAGTGAACATACGCATTATTTACGGGTTTATGTGGGACATTTGCGCAAAAAACTGGAAGTTGATCCTGCACAACCCAAATATTTTATGACTGAAACTGGGTTGGGTTATCGTTTTGTAGGGTGA